Proteins co-encoded in one candidate division WOR-3 bacterium genomic window:
- a CDS encoding CPBP family intramembrane metalloprotease — protein sequence MIVLITLISASIQVAIFSAIPLIFYLVKHKKISGFLKYIGLIKPERKSIPISIVVALLYFGGSWLVYWKLGLLDTLRAGGLVGGAIQQMGLCVNAILIVLIKSIVATAMSEEILFRGFLGKRFINLIGFSYGNLLQSILFGLMHGVLFWGIIRNMVAITAIVLLTGTIGYLMGYINEKVGNGSIVPSWITHSLANVMTILFFI from the coding sequence ATGATTGTGTTAATAACCTTAATTTCAGCTTCAATTCAAGTTGCGATTTTTTCAGCAATACCTTTGATTTTTTACCTCGTGAAACATAAGAAAATAAGTGGCTTTTTAAAGTATATTGGATTAATTAAACCGGAGAGAAAATCTATTCCAATCTCAATAGTTGTAGCACTGTTATACTTTGGTGGTTCTTGGCTGGTGTATTGGAAACTTGGGCTACTTGATACTCTTAGGGCTGGAGGTTTAGTCGGTGGAGCTATACAACAAATGGGGCTTTGTGTGAATGCGATATTGATTGTTTTAATCAAATCAATAGTGGCAACAGCAATGTCAGAAGAAATTTTATTCAGGGGTTTTCTTGGAAAAAGGTTTATTAATTTAATAGGATTTAGTTATGGAAATCTTTTGCAAAGTATATTATTTGGTTTAATGCATGGGGTATTATTCTGGGGGATAATTAGAAATATGGTTGCAATAACAGCGATAGTATTGCTTACAGGGACAATTGGTTATTTAATGGGATATATAAATGAAAAGGTGGGAAACGGCAGTATCGTTCCGAGCTGGATAACACACTCGTTAGCTAATGTGATGACTATCCTTTTCTTTATTTAA